A window of uncultured Methanoregula sp. genomic DNA:
GGGGATGGAGGGTTCGAGAACCGCAATTACCAGGAGGGGATACTCTCCCGGTTATATTACAAAATCCAAAAGGAGATGGCCAGCATCCATCCCTTCAGGAAAAACAGACACGCGGAAATGATATAGATATCAAGGGTCCCGCGATCAGCGGGAAGATGATGTCTTCTCCGCTTCCCAGCGTTCCAGCACTTCGGGCCCCTCGACAAAGACAAGCCCGTGCTTCCGGGCATAAAGTTTTGCATCCGCTTTTGAGAGAGCATAACCGGACTCATCGTCAAGCATCTCGCAGATGGTGATCGCGGGCGTGACTCCCGCCATCTCCGCCATTGCGACCGAGAGTTCGGTCTGGCCCCGGCGCTGATCGAGCAGGCCGTCGGCTGCCCGCAGGAGTGCCATGTGGCCGGGGGTGCGGAAGATCTCGTGGAAACTGACATCCCCGCCATTGAGTGCCCGCTTTACCTGCTCGGCGATCGCGTTGACGGTCAGGGTACGGTCCCGGTCGGTGATACCGGTGAACGTGTTGCGGTGGTTGACCCAGAGCGAGAACGACGAGTGATTCTTCCGGTCGTACGGGATGTCGCCTTCCCGTTCGGCAACGGCAATGGCCCGGAGGGCATCGCTTGCGAACGGCAGGCCGAGTCGCCGGGCTGCGGCCGGGTGCACGGCCGTGCAGATAAGACCCCCGCCGTCCTTGCGCATCTGGACGATATGCTTTGGCGTTACCGCATCGGATCGTATTGCAAAATCCGTCTCGCCTTCCCGGTCATCGAAATCATAGAGCAGGATGAACTTGCCGTCGCGGAGCGCCTGCAGGGCGTCCTCTATCACTGCCCCACCTCTACATTGATACTGTCGTTATCCTCAACACCCAGCTTCCGGCGCAGGGCGATGGGAGCGATAACTTCAAGGAGGTCATCGGGGTAATGGGTCCGGCCGGGGACAACGATACCGCATTTGATCGTGCCGATCCGGCACGGGATGCAACGGGCGTCGCCAAACGTCCGGCCATCGGTAGAGAACCCCTTGATCCGGGTCCAGTCAAGGGCATCGATCTTCTTCCTGACCGTAACGCTGGAAGGGGAGAGCTTGATGTTGAGCGTGCCGGGGTACGGCTCGAACCCGAGAACGGTACTGAACTGCTCCTTGTAGGGACCAAGACTCATGTAGTACTTTCCTTCGCCGATTCCGCTGACCACGGAACCACTCAGCTGATAGGTTTTGCCACCCTCGGAAAAGATCCGGCAATACTCCTGGTACTCCTTTTTCAGTACATCTTCACCGGATTTGGTCACCGTCACGTGCTGCCCGTCGGCAACCAGTGTCCGCGAGATGAGCCCGGCAGTCTCGAGGCTCTTGAGCCTTCGCGAGGCAGTCTGCTGGCTTATCGCAAGCATCTCGCCGATACTTTGAGTGGAGACGAATATGGGACCACTGCACCCGCCCCGCAGCGCGATCGCCTTGAGGCACTGGAGATCCTCAGCTGGTATCATGCTTATCAAAATTGAGATGCTTATTATTTATGGGTTGCCTTCCGTCCGTGCCTCCGTCGTATTTCGTTCTCTGTCGAAGAGCTGTTCGTTAATTTTATAATCCCCCGCATCATTGGTATTGAGCATGAAATCCGGATTGCGGAGCCAGCTTGCCGAGAAGATGGCAGGCGAGATCACGCTGTCGGACTCACCGGGACACGCGCTCAAGAAATGGCGCATGAACTTCGAGATAGCCCCTGGCGTCCTCTCGGATCGTCTTGGTGTATCTCCGTCTGTCATCAGCGATTACGAGAGTGGCAGACGAAAAAGTCCCGGCACCGCTGTTGTCGGCAAGATTGTCGACACCCTCCTTGCCATTGACGAGGAGACCGGCGGTGCACACATTCACAAATTCTCAACCATGCTCTTCTCGAATGTCGATGATGACGTGATCTACGACCTCCACGAGTACGAGACCGCAATCCCGCTCAAGGAGTTTACCGACGCGATTGGCTGTACGCTGCTCTGCGGGTCTATGGACAAAGTCATCTTCGGCTATACGGTGGTCAACAGCCTCAATGCGATCATGCAACTCTCATCCGATGAGTTCAACCGCATTTACGGCTGGAGCACCGAACGGGCGCTGGTCTTCACCAACGTCTCGACCGGGAAATCACCGATGGTTGCGATCCGCGTAACGCCGTTCAAGCCACGCTGCGTGGTGCTGCAGGGCATCGAGCCGGCAGACGTCCACCCCATCGTGGAGAAGATGGCAGAACGGGATCGCATCACCATCCTGTGCACGGGCATGGATATTGACAAAATCGTGAGTACTCTGAGGGAGAAAGAATGGTAGGCATAATTACCTACGGTACATACATACCGAGATACCGCATCAAGGTCGAGGAGATCGCACGGGTCTGGGGCGGCAACGCTTCCGACATCACGGGCGGCCTGGGCGTTTTTGAAAAGTCCGTTCCCGACATGGACGAGGACGCAGCAACGATCGCCGTCGAAGCAGCACGCAATGCGCTGCTGCGCCGGAAGATCGACCCCGCTGAGATCGGGGCCGTGTACGTAGGCAGCGAGTCGCACCCCTATGCGGTGAAGCCTACGGCCTGCACGGTCGGGGAAGCGATAGGAGCCACCCCGAATATGACGGCAGCCGACTACGAATTTGCCTGCAAAGCGGGAACCGCTGCTATCCAGACCTGCATGGGTCTTGTCAAGAGCGGCATGGTGAAGTACGGGGTTGCCATCGGGTCCGATGTCTCGCAGGGTGCACCGGGCGATGCGCTCGAGTACACCGCGGCAGCGGGCGGAGCGGCATTCATCATCGGAAACGATGATCCGATCGCAATCATCCACCACACGGCTTCGTTCACGAGCGACACGCCGGACTTCTGGCGCCGGGAGGGGCAGGACTATCCCCGCCACGGCGGCCGGTTTACCGGAGACCCCGGGTACTTCAAGCACGTGAAGGGCGCAAGCCGACTTCTCCTGGAGCAGACGAAGAAGACCCCGAAGGACTTCACCTACGCGGTCTTCCACCAACCCAACGCCAAGTTCCCGCAGAAAGTGGCAAAGGACCTCGGCTTCACGTCTGAGCAGATCAAGCCGGGCCTCGTTGTCCCGCGCCTCGGGAACACCTACTCGGGCGCATCCCCCATCGGGCTTGCGGCAACCCTCGACATGGCAAAGCCGGGCGACACCATCTTTGTCTGCTCGTTCGGCTCCGGTGCCGGCAGCGACGCGTTCGACATCGAAGTGACCGATGCCATCAAGACCAGGATCAACCGCGATGCGGCACCCGGAGTAGAGAAACAGCTCAAGGATCCCATCTACCTGGATTATGCACGATATGCGAAACACAAGGGGAAACTGGTGATGCAGGCATGAGAGACGTAGCAGTTATCGGGATCGGGTGCACGAAATTCGGCGAGCACTGGGACAGATCGTTCCGCGACCTCTTCGTCGAAGCAGGAGCGCTCGCCATCGAGGACGCCCAGATATCGGGCGAGAAGATCGATGCAATGTACGTCGGCAACATGAGTGCAGGCCGGTTTGTCGAGCAGGAGCACATCGGGGCGCTTATCGCTGACTATGCCGGTATGGCAACCCGCCACATCCCCTCGACACGTGTCGAGGCTGCCTGCGCCTCGGGAGGCCTCGCCTTCCGGCAGGCAGTCATCGCAGTTGCAAGCGGCATGGAAGATATTGTCGTGGCAGCCGGTGTCGAGAAGATGACCGATGTCGAGCCCGGCGCGAGCACGGACGCCCTTACCGGCGCTGCTGACCGCGAGTGGGAAGGATTCGTAGGCGCGACATTCCCCGGCCTCTACGCGATGATCGCAAACGACTACATGCACAAATACCACATGACCCGCGAGCAGCTGGCACACGTTGCCGTGAAGAACCACTTCAACGGTGCCCGCAACCCCATTGCCCAGTTCCCGTCGGAGATCACGCTCGATACCGTGCTGAAGTCGACCATGGTAGCAGAACCCCTCCGGCTCTTCGACTGCTCGCCCATCACCGATGGTGCGGCAGCCGTTATCGTAGCCCCGCTCGAGCGGGCAAAGGAGTTCACGGACACGCCGATAAAAGTGCTCGCAACGGCACAGGCCAGCGACTCCATTGCTCTCCATGACCGGCGCGACATCTCGACCCTTGATGCAACCGTTGCCGCAGGGCAGCGGGCCTTCAAGATGGCCAAGCTCACCCACAAGGACATCAACATGGTCGAAGTCCATGACTGCTTCTCGATTGCCGAGATCTGTGCAATCGAGGATCTCGGGTTCTGCAAGAAAGGCACGGCCGGGAAGTTCACCGCTGATGGCGAGACCGCTCTTGGCGGGAAGATCCCGGTCAACACGAGCGGCGGGCTCAAGTCCTGCGGCCACCCGGTCGGAGCGACCGGCATCAAGCAGGTGTACGAGATCGTCCAGCAGCTCCGCGGCGACGCGGGCAGGCGGCAGGTGGAGAACGCGAAGATCGGCATGACCCACAACGTGGGCGGCACCGGTGCAACGGTTGCCGTGCACATTCTCGGGAGGGTATAAGATGACCGTAGCACGATTCTGGAGAAAGATCCCCCAGCGGTACAACCTGATCGGAACGAAATGCGAGACCTGCGGACGACACTTCTTCCCCCCGCGGACCTTCTGCCCGGACTGCCGCAGGACCGGCAAGATCGTTGACCACAAGTTCTCCGGGAAGGGTACCGTTGTGACCTACACGGTCATCCAGACCGCACCCGACCAGTTCTCATCGCCCGGGCCGTACGTGCTCGCGATCATCAAGCTGGATGAAGGCCCCCAGATGACGAGCCAGATCATCTGCGACCCGAAACAGGTGAAGATCGGCATGAAAGTAAAAAGCGTCTTCCGCAAGATCGCAACCGACGGCGAGAGCGGCATCATCCACTACGGCACGAAGTTCGTGCCGGCAGAATAATTTTCTTTTTTTTCAGGTATTGCGGTAAACCAGGATATTCCAGATCCGCTATTGATTCAGAACATAGTCACCCGTGTTTACTCAAAAGCGATTTGCACCCTGTTCACCGGATGCGCTTATTTTGCCGTCCTCGTTCGGATTAATTTACTCTGTGGAAAACCTTTTTTATAACCATTTCTCCCCTTGCACAATTTTGTACCCATGCGACCCCCCTCAGCGGAACATCCGGAACAATCCCTCCAATCACCCCGTAAAACTACACAAATCCGGCTTAGAAATGGGAGGGGCCTTGGGGGGGTCGCGTGGGTACATTGATACGTTGTGGCTTGTAACCAACCAGTCACGGAGAAAATTTCCGACGGCGCTTACCCGCATTAAACGTTTTGCTGGCACCGGAAGGACACCGCCCGACCCCCCCATGATAAATGTTACGCAAACCCGGGAGCGTTTTGCAGGTCGAAATGATTTCTACAGAGCAGATTTTTGTACCCGGCTTTTGCTCCCTCCATCACAAGCACGATCACAGTTCAGGTACACAATAACGATCCGCAGGGCCAACCTCATGCAGGAGATCATCACCAAAAATTTTCAGGAAAGCATCCGAATGGTCCGCGAATCGGAAGATCTCAAGCGATACCAGGCCTGTTCTGATTGTGGTAAGGAAGTGACCATTAAATCAACTCGTGCATAATATGTACGAGATAGTTATTATGGCCGCGACAATCTTTTCGTCCTTGATGGTAATGCTCCAGCTCATCTGTGTGATTGTTGTTGTTGCCTACCTGCTGACCCGGAGCAAATTTTTCCTGGACTTCCTCGACGGCCATTCCACCATAAAAACACAGATCATCCTCATTTTAATTTTTGGCCTCCTCTCGATCTATGGCACGGTAAACGGCGTAGAGATGCTGGGTGCCATTGTCAATGTACGTGACCTCGGCCCGATGCTTGGCGGTCTTATCGGGGGACCGTTTGTCGGCCTGGGAGCCGGGTTGATCGGCGCAGCGTACCGCGGGACCCTTGGGGGAATCACGGTTGTGTCCTGCTCCATTGCCACGGTTCTTGCCGGGCTGTTTGGCGGGCTTATCTGGTTGTGGTGCAAACGGAAATTCTGTGGAATTAAAATTGCAGTTATCTTTGCCATCCTCATGGAAGGATTGCATTGTCTGCTCACCCTTCTGATTGTCCGTCCGTTCGATCAGGCATGGACGATCACATCTTCCTTTGCTCTGCCCATTATCATTGCCAATGCTGCAGGGATGTTCATCTTCGCATTCATCATCGAAAATCTCCAGAAAGAACGCAAGATGCTGGCTGAGCGCGACACCCTGATGCGGGAGATAGAACGAAAGAACACCGAACTTGCGATCGCTGCTGAGATCCAGCAGAGTTTCCTGCCCGATTCGATAACGCAGATCGAAGGATTCGAAATAGCAGGAAAGAGCGTGATGGCAAAAGAGGTGGGCGGAGACTTTTTCGATGTGATCCCGTTCGAAGTGATCCCGCTCAAAAAAGGATCCATGGGGATCATGATCGCTGATGTCTCGGGCAAGGGCATTCCTGCCGCCCTGTTCATGGCCCTCTCGCGGATCGTGGTCCGGGTGAATGCCACATGGTACGTGGACCGGCCCGCAATGGCAATCAGAAGCGCAAACAACATTATTTCGGCCGATTCCAAGGCCGGAATGTTTGTCACCCTCTTCTATGGGATCCTGGAAGTGGACAGCCATACGCTTACCTATGTGAATGCCGGCCACAACCCGCCGATCATCTGCCATGCTGATGACGAGCAGCTCATGGAACTTGAGGCAACGGGTATTGCAATCGGGGCCCTTGCAGATGCTGAATATACCACAGCAACAGCCCCAATCAAAGCCGGGGATGTCGTTGTGCTCTACACCGATGGCATCACCGAAGCGGAAAATGCAGAGCAGGATATGTATGGGGAAGAGCGGCTGCATGAAGTGATCCGTTCATGCCGTGCAGAACCCGCAGAAAAGATTCTCAGTACGATCCTTGAATCGGTACGCACGTTCACCGGGGGCGTTGCCCAGTCGGACGACATAACCCTGATGGTCGTACGGGTTAAATAAGGGGGGGAGCCCCGTTCAGGGACCCCGGAATTCGCACGGAGGGTATGCAGACAAAAGAGCGATCATAGCCAGCAACATTCTGATGGTCAAGATACCGTTGTTTTTTTAACGGGTGAAACGGAAAAGACCAGCTTCCTTTTATCGAGTGAAAAATCCGACAGCGTTAAACCGAATCTCAACACACGTTCAGACAATAATGCCCACAACTCCACCGGATATTGTGTACGATGTGGACGATATTCCACCTGCACCCACGCTGGTAACGCTGGGACTTCAGCATGTCTTTGTCATTGCAATATCCCTGATCCTGCCGGTCCTGATTGCACGGGAAGTCGGGCTCTCGGATAAAGAGGCTGCCTATTTTGTGAGCATGTCCATGCTGGCCTCCGGTATCGGTACCTGTCTTCAGGCATGGAAATACAAAGGGACCATCGGATCGGGATATCTCTGCCCCTGTGTCTGCGGGCCCGCGTACCTCTCATCATCAATTCTTGCGGTAAAGAACGGGGGGCTCTCCCTGTTATTTGGGATGACCGCACTCACCGGCGTGTTCCAGGTCGGGCTTTCACGGGTTATCGGAAGACTGCGGGTACTGTTCCCGGTTGAAGTCACCGGCGTTGTGGTCATTATGGTGGGCATATCCATCATTCCGTTTACCCTCCCCCTCTTTCTTTCAACCGGAACAACCGATCCCGTCGTGGCCCAGAAGGAGATTCTTGTCGCAATCGTGACCTTTGCCATCATTCTTTCCTTTACCATCTGGGGAAAGGGAATGGGCCGGCTGTTTCCCGCACTCATCGGCATTGTGGTCGGCTATGTTCTCTCAGCAGCTCTTGGCATTATCGATTTCTCAACGTACCAGGCATTTGAGAAAGCCCCGCTCTTTGCAGTGCCGGATTTCTCCTATTTCGGGGTCAGTTTCAGTCTTGCACTGCTCATCCCGTTCGTTGTCGCAACCATATGTTCCTCGTTCAAAAATGTCGGCGACATCTCAATCTGTCAGAAAGCCGGGGATCTTGACTGGAAACGACCTGATTTTTCCACGATCAGCAATGGTATTCTTTCGGATGGGATAACAACCACGGCGGGAGGGCTGCTCGGAGGAGTCGGACAGTCCAGTTCGTCCGCCAACATCGGACTTGCTCTTGCCACCCGGGCAATAAGCAGGTACATTGCCTTTGCCGCAGGGGGAATTCTCATCTTCCTTGCACTCTTCCCCAAGATCGCAACCGTCTTTCTGGTGATGCCATCGCCGGTGATGGGGGCGGCGCTGGTCTATATGGGAAGTTTCATGATCGTCGCCGGGTTTGGTATCCTCACCTCCCGGATGATGGATGCCCGCAAGACATTTGTCATCGGGGTCTCGCTGATGTTCGGGATCGGTGCCTATATCCTCCCGGACACGTTCTCCCACATGGACCCCCTTATCAGCCCTCTTTTTGAGTCGGGACTTGCGATTGCAACACTCCTTGCAATCGGTCTGAACCTGATTGTACGAATCGGGGTGGGAAAAGAAGAGACCCTGGTGATCTCAGCACAGGATTCCGGCGCGGATCGCATCTTTGCCTACATGGAGAAGGCAGGAGAGACATTCGGGGCCCGCCGGGAAGTGATCGTTGAGGCATCCCATGCGGTATCGCAGACGTGCGATGCACTCCTCGACTTCGGGCTTGCAAAAAGTGAGATCCGGATCACCACCCGTTTTGATGACATGAATCTGGACATTACGATCCAGTATCACGGAGATCCTCTTCCCCTCCCAACGCATTGCCCTTCAGAAAAGGAGATCCAGGAAGACGATACCCAGCTGATAAACTTGACAGGGTTTCTTATCCGGAATTACGTTGACACGATCCAAGAGGTCTCGAAAAACGGGGATTGCACGATCAGCCTACACTATGATCACTGATTTTTTGGCTCTTCGCTGCTCCGGATGTTCAAATATTAATTGTCAGGGTTGATTATTGGAAAAGATCAATTTACCACGATATCGTACACCGCATGCCACTGCCCCGGCGAGTAGGACCGGACCTCCCGTTCAGCAAGCACAGTCCCGCCGAGTTTCTGTATCTTCTCCGTATGCTCCCCGTCAACAGATACCAGCGAGTAGAAATGGATCGTTCCGCCCGCCCGGCAAAGCCGGAAGGCCTCTGGCAGGAATTCTGTGCCGGCCAGCGGGAGGTTCATCACCACCCGGTCGAATTTCCATGGGAGGAGCGCAGGAAGCCGGCGGGCATCTGCAAGCAGGGGGAGCACGTTTCCGGCCCGGTTCTTTGCGAGGTTCTCAAGCATGAGTTCGATCGCCTTCGGGTTGAGATCGGTGGCAGCAACAAAGGAGGCCCGGGCAGCAAGCGTGATGGCAAACGGTCCGACACCGGCGAACATATCGAGCACCGTCTCATCACGTTGGACCTGCAGAAGAATACGCTGCCGCTCGGTCGAGAGCCGGGCGGAGAAGTAGGCACCGGCCAGGTCCACGACGAACCGGTGGCCATGCTCGGTCACGACCGTCCGGGTTGTCGGTTCGCCCGCGAGCACACAGAATTCCCGTGTCCGGTATTCGCCATGCACCTCCCCTTCGGCAAAGACAACCGTGTGGAGCGAGGGGCGGGAGGCAAGGATCTTCTGAGCACCGGTCTTATCATCCTCCTGCATAATTGCGATACCACCGACCAGCTCGTGCCGGGGCAGGGGTTCCCGGCCAGGGTGTGCCTCGAACTCAAACCGGTCCGCACCGGTCCGCGGACCCGTCAGGGGGAGAACAAGGGCATCTCCATCCCTGATGACCCGCAGCGTGGCATCGAGCGCGCCTTCCCGTATCAGCGCCTGCCGCATCTCCTCGCCCTGCCGTGCCGGCACCCGGAGCCCCCATTGACAAACCGTCATCCTGACCACGTGTATCATAACAGTATACGTCCTAACAGTTATTCATGGCTGATGATGCTGGGCGCCGCAACGATACCGGGAACGGTGCAAAGTCAGGTCACGATAATGAGAGGGAGACTATCATTCGCTCGCGGCTGAAAGACGGAACGCTCAAACTGTACGAACTGGAGAAGGAACTCTCGCCACTGGATGCGATAAGGGTCAGGCGCGAGTTCATCCAGGAGGAGACCGGAGCCGAACTGGAAAACATCGGCATCTTCTCCATCGATATCGAACGTGTGGTCAAACGCAACTGCGAGAACATGATAGGTACCATCCAGGTGCCGGTCGGGGTTGCCGGGCCGATGCTCATCAACGGGGGATATGCCCAGGGGAATTACTGGCTTCCCCTCGCGACAACGGAGGGAGCGCTGATTGCCTCGGTCAACCGGGGATGCGGTGCCATCACCAAAGCCGGTGGGGCGGAAGTCCGCGTGCTTCACGACGGCATGACCCGGGCGCCGGTCTTTGCCGCAGACAGTGTCGGCCATGCTGCGCAGGTCTGCGACTGGGTGAGCGTTCACCGCGACGAGCTCAGGACCGTTGCAGAGAGCACGACCTCGCACGGGAAACTCACCGACATCGTCACGTTCGTTGCGGGAACCAGCGTCTTCGTAAGGCTCGAGTTCGATACCAAGGATGCGATGGGCATGAATATGGTCACCATCGCGAGTGCCAAGGTCGCCGACCTGATTGCCCAGGGAACCGGCGTGCGCCTCATCGCCCTCTCGGGCAACATGTGCTCCGACAAGAAACCCGCTGCAATCAACGGCATCATGGGCCGGGGCCGGAGCATTGTTGCAGGGGTCGCCCTCTCCCACGAACTGATAAGCTCGGTCCTCAAGACCGATGCAAAGACGCTCGCGGAAGTGAACTACCGCAAGAACCTTGTCGGCTCTGCCCGGGCCGGGGCAATGGGCTTCAATGCCCATGCAGCCAATGTCGTTGCCGCGATGTTCATAGCCTGCGGGCAGGACGCCGCCCACGCGATCGATGGCAGCACCTGCATCACCACGGTCGACCTGACAGAGACCGGTGCATATGTCGCCGTGACCCTTCCCTCCCTCCCGGTCGGGACCGTTGGCGGCGGGACCGGCGTGGAGACCCAGCAGGAATGCCTCAGGCTGCTCGGCGTTGCCGGGAGCGGGACGCCCCCCGGGACGAACGCGAAGAAACTCGGGGAGATTATCGGGGCCGCGGTCCTGGCCGGCGAACTCTCGCTCCTCGGCGCCCTTGCCGCCCAGCACCTTGCCCGGGCCCACCAGCAGCTCGGCCGGGGATAACAGCGCTTTGTTCCCCGGACCTCTTTTTTTCGCGATTCCCGAGTGAGAGCGGGAGACCATCCGGCTCTCCTGGATCATTTGAGGGGCTCAGACCCTTTCAGGTAAACCGAAGATTCGATCCCTGCATTTTTTGAGAAAAAGATTATTGGTTCGCCCGCTTGTCCGGGAACAGTTCGTCAAAGGATTTCTCATCCGGGTTCTGGTACTTGATTCCCCGGATCCGCCCGGTCTTCCGGCCGATCCAGTACACGATCATCGGGATGAATACAACGGGAACCGAGAGATAGAGCGAGCCCACGAGATCCGGGTT
This region includes:
- the ribB gene encoding 3,4-dihydroxy-2-butanone-4-phosphate synthase — translated: MIEDALQALRDGKFILLYDFDDREGETDFAIRSDAVTPKHIVQMRKDGGGLICTAVHPAAARRLGLPFASDALRAIAVAEREGDIPYDRKNHSSFSLWVNHRNTFTGITDRDRTLTVNAIAEQVKRALNGGDVSFHEIFRTPGHMALLRAADGLLDQRRGQTELSVAMAEMAGVTPAITICEMLDDESGYALSKADAKLYARKHGLVFVEGPEVLERWEAEKTSSSR
- a CDS encoding Zn-ribbon domain-containing OB-fold protein, which produces MTVARFWRKIPQRYNLIGTKCETCGRHFFPPRTFCPDCRRTGKIVDHKFSGKGTVVTYTVIQTAPDQFSSPGPYVLAIIKLDEGPQMTSQIICDPKQVKIGMKVKSVFRKIATDGESGIIHYGTKFVPAE
- a CDS encoding solute carrier family 23 protein; this encodes MPTTPPDIVYDVDDIPPAPTLVTLGLQHVFVIAISLILPVLIAREVGLSDKEAAYFVSMSMLASGIGTCLQAWKYKGTIGSGYLCPCVCGPAYLSSSILAVKNGGLSLLFGMTALTGVFQVGLSRVIGRLRVLFPVEVTGVVVIMVGISIIPFTLPLFLSTGTTDPVVAQKEILVAIVTFAIILSFTIWGKGMGRLFPALIGIVVGYVLSAALGIIDFSTYQAFEKAPLFAVPDFSYFGVSFSLALLIPFVVATICSSFKNVGDISICQKAGDLDWKRPDFSTISNGILSDGITTTAGGLLGGVGQSSSSANIGLALATRAISRYIAFAAGGILIFLALFPKIATVFLVMPSPVMGAALVYMGSFMIVAGFGILTSRMMDARKTFVIGVSLMFGIGAYILPDTFSHMDPLISPLFESGLAIATLLAIGLNLIVRIGVGKEETLVISAQDSGADRIFAYMEKAGETFGARREVIVEASHAVSQTCDALLDFGLAKSEIRITTRFDDMNLDITIQYHGDPLPLPTHCPSEKEIQEDDTQLINLTGFLIRNYVDTIQEVSKNGDCTISLHYDH
- a CDS encoding SpoIIE family protein phosphatase: MVMLQLICVIVVVAYLLTRSKFFLDFLDGHSTIKTQIILILIFGLLSIYGTVNGVEMLGAIVNVRDLGPMLGGLIGGPFVGLGAGLIGAAYRGTLGGITVVSCSIATVLAGLFGGLIWLWCKRKFCGIKIAVIFAILMEGLHCLLTLLIVRPFDQAWTITSSFALPIIIANAAGMFIFAFIIENLQKERKMLAERDTLMREIERKNTELAIAAEIQQSFLPDSITQIEGFEIAGKSVMAKEVGGDFFDVIPFEVIPLKKGSMGIMIADVSGKGIPAALFMALSRIVVRVNATWYVDRPAMAIRSANNIISADSKAGMFVTLFYGILEVDSHTLTYVNAGHNPPIICHADDEQLMELEATGIAIGALADAEYTTATAPIKAGDVVVLYTDGITEAENAEQDMYGEERLHEVIRSCRAEPAEKILSTILESVRTFTGGVAQSDDITLMVVRVK
- the hmgA gene encoding hydroxymethylglutaryl-CoA reductase (NADPH), whose amino-acid sequence is MADDAGRRNDTGNGAKSGHDNERETIIRSRLKDGTLKLYELEKELSPLDAIRVRREFIQEETGAELENIGIFSIDIERVVKRNCENMIGTIQVPVGVAGPMLINGGYAQGNYWLPLATTEGALIASVNRGCGAITKAGGAEVRVLHDGMTRAPVFAADSVGHAAQVCDWVSVHRDELRTVAESTTSHGKLTDIVTFVAGTSVFVRLEFDTKDAMGMNMVTIASAKVADLIAQGTGVRLIALSGNMCSDKKPAAINGIMGRGRSIVAGVALSHELISSVLKTDAKTLAEVNYRKNLVGSARAGAMGFNAHAANVVAAMFIACGQDAAHAIDGSTCITTVDLTETGAYVAVTLPSLPVGTVGGGTGVETQQECLRLLGVAGSGTPPGTNAKKLGEIIGAAVLAGELSLLGALAAQHLARAHQQLGRG
- a CDS encoding class I SAM-dependent methyltransferase family protein — its product is MTVCQWGLRVPARQGEEMRQALIREGALDATLRVIRDGDALVLPLTGPRTGADRFEFEAHPGREPLPRHELVGGIAIMQEDDKTGAQKILASRPSLHTVVFAEGEVHGEYRTREFCVLAGEPTTRTVVTEHGHRFVVDLAGAYFSARLSTERQRILLQVQRDETVLDMFAGVGPFAITLAARASFVAATDLNPKAIELMLENLAKNRAGNVLPLLADARRLPALLPWKFDRVVMNLPLAGTEFLPEAFRLCRAGGTIHFYSLVSVDGEHTEKIQKLGGTVLAEREVRSYSPGQWHAVYDIVVN
- a CDS encoding DUF120 domain-containing protein produces the protein MIPAEDLQCLKAIALRGGCSGPIFVSTQSIGEMLAISQQTASRRLKSLETAGLISRTLVADGQHVTVTKSGEDVLKKEYQEYCRIFSEGGKTYQLSGSVVSGIGEGKYYMSLGPYKEQFSTVLGFEPYPGTLNIKLSPSSVTVRKKIDALDWTRIKGFSTDGRTFGDARCIPCRIGTIKCGIVVPGRTHYPDDLLEVIAPIALRRKLGVEDNDSINVEVGQ
- a CDS encoding hydroxymethylglutaryl-CoA synthase, giving the protein MVGIITYGTYIPRYRIKVEEIARVWGGNASDITGGLGVFEKSVPDMDEDAATIAVEAARNALLRRKIDPAEIGAVYVGSESHPYAVKPTACTVGEAIGATPNMTAADYEFACKAGTAAIQTCMGLVKSGMVKYGVAIGSDVSQGAPGDALEYTAAAGGAAFIIGNDDPIAIIHHTASFTSDTPDFWRREGQDYPRHGGRFTGDPGYFKHVKGASRLLLEQTKKTPKDFTYAVFHQPNAKFPQKVAKDLGFTSEQIKPGLVVPRLGNTYSGASPIGLAATLDMAKPGDTIFVCSFGSGAGSDAFDIEVTDAIKTRINRDAAPGVEKQLKDPIYLDYARYAKHKGKLVMQA
- a CDS encoding thiolase domain-containing protein, with the protein product MRDVAVIGIGCTKFGEHWDRSFRDLFVEAGALAIEDAQISGEKIDAMYVGNMSAGRFVEQEHIGALIADYAGMATRHIPSTRVEAACASGGLAFRQAVIAVASGMEDIVVAAGVEKMTDVEPGASTDALTGAADREWEGFVGATFPGLYAMIANDYMHKYHMTREQLAHVAVKNHFNGARNPIAQFPSEITLDTVLKSTMVAEPLRLFDCSPITDGAAAVIVAPLERAKEFTDTPIKVLATAQASDSIALHDRRDISTLDATVAAGQRAFKMAKLTHKDINMVEVHDCFSIAEICAIEDLGFCKKGTAGKFTADGETALGGKIPVNTSGGLKSCGHPVGATGIKQVYEIVQQLRGDAGRRQVENAKIGMTHNVGGTGATVAVHILGRV
- a CDS encoding helix-turn-helix domain-containing protein; translation: MKSGLRSQLAEKMAGEITLSDSPGHALKKWRMNFEIAPGVLSDRLGVSPSVISDYESGRRKSPGTAVVGKIVDTLLAIDEETGGAHIHKFSTMLFSNVDDDVIYDLHEYETAIPLKEFTDAIGCTLLCGSMDKVIFGYTVVNSLNAIMQLSSDEFNRIYGWSTERALVFTNVSTGKSPMVAIRVTPFKPRCVVLQGIEPADVHPIVEKMAERDRITILCTGMDIDKIVSTLREKEW